In the genome of Bacteroidia bacterium, one region contains:
- a CDS encoding SpoIIE family protein phosphatase yields MRLFGSYLLLLFFTSLCFAQTYSFTNYTVQDGLAQSNILGLVQDKNGYLWMGTESGVSRFDGKTFLNYTADEGLAENNISSMLMDRSGAIWYGHNTGSITRQAGRTFTKIENPSFPDEKSVYTFFQDKQGQLWISFIPYGVVVIKDPAGDLSSPSNVIVYQDKDLGEQVYAIAQDPKGIMWFHTRYGIKHLNPKNGKFEYYPSAELSGAQTTAFMIDRKGNFWMGQPYGTLKKFDPATGTMTHYTQEHGLPPMSVSEGMVGNFVNLLFEDSRGDIWIAAWDRGISRFRPAAPDGRPAFTNFSTANGLPINKIRSITEDREGNILMGTFGNGLSVFKGEKFISYTTVNGLVNNQVWGILKDNKGRYWFSTNEGLSIYDPGATEEKIFTNYKNIEGASSSSIRPIDIDKNGNIWMGTWGSRIIKYDMSRNAFTRNFPLNEVVFNHITCLKVDSKNRVWVGTPVGLTVLDQQSGEIRSYTKKDGLSEEDITCIYEDAKGILWIGTRQRGVNRFDEKSFYFYGKEEGLSNGSITSITEDKNGSIWLGTAGGGIFTYREGRFSGYRMKDGLISDYVSSVISDNNGNIWAGTNNGLCRFDPKASTFTTYGKMDGFTGVETKANARYKDQEGNLWFGTANGVFRFAPAFDTPNTVEPLLNLQSVKVNNKEQEITGMELSHKENSLLFEFTGISLSNPDGVRYKVKLEGFDDDWKTTSKNYIEYPNLDPGNYSLLLKAVNSSGMENAEALTLSFHITPPIWKRWWFYVLVTLAGLSILFAYIKIRERALIQEKRVLETKVAERTTEVMEKNKELAEKNKDIMDSIHYAKRIQDAILPPNELVRQYLPQTFILFKPKDIVSGDFYWLADKKDKVLFAAVDCTGHGVPGAFMSIVGHNMLEKIVNEYDITLPNEILEALNKNVSDTLRQSNTEEHEVKDGMDASVCMFDRKTNEFHFAGAMNPLYFIRGGVLKEIKGDKMPIGNLKVGESRKYTNHLIKLEKGDSLYIFTDGYADQFGGPSGKKFKYQQLKDTLLKIQDLSLEEQGSYLQRTIHEWMGHLDQVDDILVIGTRL; encoded by the coding sequence ATGAGGCTATTTGGATCATACCTGCTGCTTTTATTTTTTACCTCCCTCTGTTTTGCCCAGACCTATTCCTTCACGAATTATACTGTTCAGGATGGATTAGCCCAGTCCAATATTCTTGGACTTGTACAGGATAAGAACGGATACCTCTGGATGGGAACCGAAAGCGGAGTATCGCGGTTCGACGGGAAAACATTTCTTAATTATACGGCGGATGAAGGATTAGCGGAGAATAATATCAGCAGCATGCTGATGGATCGCAGCGGAGCGATCTGGTATGGTCACAATACCGGTTCCATCACACGCCAGGCCGGCCGGACATTTACTAAAATCGAGAATCCATCCTTCCCTGATGAGAAGAGCGTCTATACCTTCTTTCAGGACAAGCAGGGGCAATTGTGGATTTCCTTCATTCCCTACGGTGTCGTGGTGATTAAGGATCCGGCCGGAGATCTGTCTTCTCCATCTAATGTGATTGTTTACCAGGATAAAGACCTCGGAGAACAGGTTTACGCCATTGCCCAGGATCCGAAGGGCATAATGTGGTTTCACACACGTTATGGCATCAAACACCTTAATCCAAAGAACGGCAAGTTTGAATATTATCCGTCTGCCGAACTCTCCGGAGCGCAAACAACAGCGTTCATGATCGACCGGAAAGGAAATTTCTGGATGGGACAGCCTTACGGCACACTGAAAAAATTCGATCCTGCCACCGGAACGATGACACATTACACTCAGGAACACGGTTTACCACCTATGTCGGTAAGCGAGGGAATGGTCGGAAATTTTGTAAACCTACTTTTCGAAGATTCAAGAGGTGATATCTGGATTGCGGCCTGGGACAGGGGAATCAGCCGCTTCCGGCCTGCAGCACCCGATGGCCGTCCTGCATTTACCAACTTCAGTACCGCAAACGGTCTTCCTATTAATAAAATCCGCAGCATCACAGAGGACCGCGAAGGGAATATTCTTATGGGAACTTTCGGCAATGGACTATCTGTTTTTAAAGGCGAGAAATTCATTTCCTACACTACGGTAAATGGCCTGGTGAATAACCAGGTTTGGGGAATACTAAAGGACAATAAGGGAAGATACTGGTTCAGCACGAATGAAGGTCTATCTATCTATGACCCCGGAGCTACGGAGGAAAAAATATTCACGAATTATAAGAATATCGAAGGGGCGTCCAGCAGCAGCATCCGCCCTATTGATATTGACAAAAACGGAAATATCTGGATGGGAACCTGGGGAAGCCGGATTATTAAGTATGATATGTCGCGAAACGCATTCACCCGTAACTTCCCGCTGAATGAAGTGGTATTCAATCATATCACGTGCCTGAAAGTGGATTCAAAAAACCGTGTGTGGGTGGGAACTCCCGTGGGACTCACTGTACTTGATCAGCAAAGCGGAGAGATTCGCAGTTACACAAAAAAAGATGGTCTTTCCGAAGAGGACATCACCTGTATCTACGAAGATGCCAAAGGAATTCTCTGGATAGGTACGCGTCAGAGGGGCGTGAATCGTTTCGACGAAAAATCTTTCTATTTCTACGGAAAGGAAGAAGGGTTGAGCAACGGAAGCATCACATCCATCACCGAAGACAAAAACGGCAGCATCTGGCTGGGCACAGCAGGGGGTGGGATATTTACTTACCGCGAAGGGAGATTTTCCGGATACAGGATGAAAGACGGTCTGATTTCAGACTATGTTTCCTCCGTTATTTCCGATAATAATGGAAATATCTGGGCCGGTACCAATAACGGACTCTGCCGGTTCGATCCCAAGGCAAGTACTTTTACTACCTACGGTAAAATGGATGGCTTCACAGGCGTGGAAACCAAAGCAAACGCCCGTTATAAAGATCAGGAAGGCAATTTATGGTTTGGAACTGCTAATGGCGTATTCCGCTTTGCCCCTGCCTTTGATACACCCAATACCGTTGAACCACTCCTGAATCTACAATCTGTTAAAGTGAACAATAAAGAACAGGAAATAACCGGAATGGAACTTTCGCATAAAGAAAATTCCCTTCTTTTTGAATTTACAGGTATCAGCCTTAGCAATCCGGACGGAGTTCGTTATAAGGTAAAACTGGAAGGTTTTGACGACGACTGGAAAACCACCTCTAAGAATTATATCGAATATCCGAATCTTGATCCCGGCAACTATTCCCTGTTACTGAAAGCCGTAAACAGCTCCGGCATGGAGAATGCTGAAGCACTAACGCTCAGCTTTCATATCACTCCGCCCATTTGGAAACGCTGGTGGTTCTACGTATTGGTAACCCTTGCTGGTCTCAGTATTCTTTTCGCCTACATCAAAATTCGGGAACGGGCACTGATCCAGGAAAAAAGAGTGCTGGAAACTAAGGTTGCAGAACGCACTACCGAAGTGATGGAGAAGAACAAAGAACTGGCCGAGAAGAATAAAGATATCATGGACAGTATCCATTATGCTAAACGGATACAGGATGCTATTCTTCCACCGAATGAACTGGTCCGTCAGTACTTGCCTCAGACCTTCATTCTTTTCAAGCCGAAAGATATCGTCAGCGGTGATTTTTACTGGCTGGCCGATAAAAAAGATAAAGTGTTGTTTGCCGCGGTGGACTGCACAGGACACGGCGTTCCGGGAGCTTTCATGAGTATTGTGGGACACAATATGCTGGAGAAAATCGTGAATGAGTATGATATCACACTGCCTAATGAGATCCTGGAAGCGCTGAATAAAAATGTGAGTGATACCCTGCGCCAATCCAATACAGAAGAGCACGAAGTAAAAGATGGCATGGATGCTTCGGTATGCATGTTTGACCGCAAAACCAACGAATTTCATTTCGCCGGCGCCATGAATCCGCTCTACTTCATCCGCGGAGGAGTGCTGAAAGAGATCAAAGGAGATAAGATGCCTATCGGTAATTTAAAAGTAGGAGAGAGCCGGAAATACACCAATCACCTGATTAAACTGGAAAAGGGTGACAGCCTGTACATCTTTACGGACGGGTATGCAGACCAGTTTGGGGGTCCGTCCGGGAAAAAATTCAAATATCAGCAACTGAAAGACACGCTCTTGAAGATCCAGGATCTTTCACTCGAAGAGCAGGGAAGTTATTTGCAACGCACCATTCATGAGTGGATGGGGCATTTGGATCAGGTGGATGACATTCTGGTGATCGGGACGAGGCTCTAG
- a CDS encoding aminopeptidase P family protein, whose amino-acid sequence MKYAPISSRLFTENRKRFSKLLDKGALAVFNSNDVLPTNADGHMAFIQNSDLFWLCGIDQEETILLLFPDAKNPQQREILFLKETSELIAVWEGHKYTKEEATRASGIKTIMWLSSFTQVFHSLMAEADEVYLNSNEHLRAVVETETRDARFIKWCQSRYPLHDFERSAPLMHQVRAVKSRHEIDLIQKACDITEKGFRRLLPFVKPGVWEFEIEAELIHEFIRNRSRGFAYSPIIASGASACVLHYVENNKPCKAGDVVLLDVAAEYGNYASDLTRCLPVSGKFTRRQKNVYNSVLHIMKKAIKMLRVGNNLEDYNKAVGELMTEQLLKLRLLRISDVRKQDPERPAYKKYFMHGTSHYLGLDVHDVGERWRKFEEGMVFTCEPGIYIPQENLGIRLENDILITKKGPVDLMSNIPVEADEIEELMNEH is encoded by the coding sequence ATGAAGTATGCACCTATCTCTTCCCGGCTTTTTACAGAAAACCGGAAACGTTTTTCCAAACTCCTCGATAAAGGAGCACTGGCGGTATTCAATTCCAATGATGTGCTGCCTACCAATGCCGACGGGCACATGGCTTTCATTCAGAACTCGGACCTTTTCTGGCTATGCGGAATAGACCAGGAAGAGACGATTCTGCTTCTGTTTCCGGACGCCAAAAATCCACAGCAAAGAGAAATCCTGTTTTTAAAGGAGACCAGTGAGCTGATCGCTGTCTGGGAAGGACATAAGTACACCAAGGAAGAGGCAACCAGAGCCTCTGGCATCAAAACGATAATGTGGCTGTCCTCTTTCACGCAGGTTTTCCATTCCCTGATGGCGGAAGCGGACGAGGTGTACCTGAATTCTAACGAGCACCTCCGTGCAGTGGTGGAAACCGAAACCCGTGATGCACGTTTTATCAAATGGTGCCAAAGCCGGTATCCCTTACATGATTTTGAACGGTCAGCCCCTTTAATGCATCAAGTGCGTGCAGTTAAATCCAGGCATGAAATTGACCTGATCCAAAAGGCATGTGATATAACGGAGAAGGGATTCCGCAGACTGCTCCCCTTCGTAAAGCCGGGTGTGTGGGAATTTGAAATCGAAGCGGAGCTGATCCACGAGTTCATTCGCAACCGTTCCCGCGGATTTGCCTACTCGCCGATTATTGCCAGCGGCGCTTCCGCCTGTGTACTGCATTATGTTGAAAACAACAAGCCGTGTAAGGCTGGAGATGTAGTATTGCTGGATGTGGCAGCAGAATACGGCAACTACGCCTCGGACCTTACCCGCTGCCTGCCCGTTAGCGGAAAGTTTACCCGGCGTCAGAAAAACGTGTATAATTCTGTGCTGCACATAATGAAGAAAGCTATCAAAATGCTCAGGGTAGGCAATAACCTGGAAGATTACAATAAAGCAGTAGGAGAGCTGATGACGGAGCAACTCTTAAAACTCCGTCTGTTACGGATATCGGATGTTCGCAAGCAGGATCCGGAACGACCAGCCTACAAAAAGTACTTTATGCACGGTACATCACACTACCTCGGACTGGATGTGCACGATGTAGGCGAGCGCTGGCGTAAGTTCGAAGAGGGCATGGTCTTTACCTGTGAACCTGGTATCTATATTCCGCAGGAGAACCTCGGCATCCGGCTCGAAAACGACATTCTCATTACTAAAAAAGGCCCAGTTGATCTGATGAGTAATATTCCGGTAGAGGCAGACGAGATTGAGGAGTTAATGAATGAACACTAG
- a CDS encoding aminotransferase class I/II-fold pyridoxal phosphate-dependent enzyme, with amino-acid sequence MKKRSSKAVRIRSKQTAQKEHSSPLYLTSSFTYDTAEEMRATFADERDANIYSRFSNPNVREFTDKLCAWEGAEEGYATASGMAAIFASFVTFLNKDDHLISCRSVFGSTHTVLSKYLPKWGIAHSCFDAARPEQIEKLIRKNTKMIFLETPTNPGLEIVDLEKVGKIAKKHKLIFHVDNCFATPVFQRPVEYGADLVSHSATKWLDGQGRVLGGAVVGRKELIREIYLFCRATGPALSPFNAWVLAKSMETLEVRMERHAANALELAKWLEKQSGVESVRYPFLPSHPQHQIAKRQMSSGGGLVVFTLKGGIRQGARFMDALKMASLTANLGDTRTIASHPASTTHAKLSEAERQATGITPGLVRISCGLEHIEDIIADIEQALKKSK; translated from the coding sequence GTGAAAAAGAGAAGTTCTAAAGCAGTAAGGATCAGATCAAAGCAAACGGCACAGAAGGAGCATTCTTCGCCGCTGTACCTTACTTCCAGCTTTACCTATGATACAGCAGAAGAAATGCGTGCCACTTTTGCGGATGAACGTGATGCCAATATTTATTCCCGCTTTTCAAATCCGAATGTCAGGGAGTTTACCGATAAGCTTTGTGCGTGGGAAGGAGCGGAAGAAGGATATGCCACCGCCTCGGGAATGGCGGCCATATTTGCGAGCTTCGTAACATTCCTTAATAAGGACGATCATCTGATATCCTGCCGGTCCGTATTTGGTTCCACGCATACCGTATTGAGTAAGTATCTTCCAAAATGGGGTATAGCGCATTCCTGTTTCGATGCAGCAAGGCCGGAGCAGATCGAAAAGCTGATCAGGAAAAACACAAAAATGATTTTTCTTGAAACACCTACCAACCCGGGGCTGGAGATTGTTGACCTGGAGAAAGTGGGAAAGATCGCGAAAAAGCATAAACTGATCTTTCATGTAGACAACTGTTTTGCTACTCCTGTTTTTCAGCGTCCGGTTGAATACGGCGCAGACCTTGTCTCGCACAGTGCTACAAAGTGGCTTGACGGACAGGGAAGGGTACTGGGTGGAGCGGTAGTCGGTAGAAAGGAACTGATCCGGGAGATTTATCTTTTTTGCCGTGCCACCGGACCCGCATTGTCTCCTTTCAATGCCTGGGTATTGGCCAAGAGTATGGAAACACTCGAAGTGCGTATGGAACGACATGCGGCAAACGCTCTGGAACTGGCAAAATGGCTGGAAAAGCAAAGCGGAGTTGAGTCGGTGAGGTATCCTTTTCTTCCTTCTCATCCGCAGCATCAGATCGCAAAAAGGCAAATGAGCAGCGGCGGCGGTCTCGTAGTTTTCACGCTAAAGGGGGGAATTCGGCAAGGTGCACGTTTTATGGATGCATTGAAAATGGCGTCGCTCACAGCCAATCTCGGTGATACACGAACAATCGCATCGCACCCGGCAAGTACCACCCATGCGAAACTGTCGGAAGCAGAACGGCAGGCTACTGGTATTACGCCGGGGCTGGTCCGGATCTCCTGCGGACTCGAGCACATAGAAGATATCATCGCAGATATAGAACAGGCACTTAAGAAAAGCAAATAA
- a CDS encoding T9SS type A sorting domain-containing protein gives MNKRSALFLTPLLLLLLPFSIASQHVLIAGQDFDTIVTPAWTYTSNGLTYINGLSASNDAPSNSPWGIGGSWAWETTATADTMIFSNLSLVNHDSVYITFRLAGFSLSTISNGPDQLDQVRVWVSVNGGTTWYSSIEVHGFNNATWSYAAGTGMALDTLQLNNNTNIYEPTAGGPQTTEGYSTVKIFIPDAYNQVMIRIRSRESTAQERWCIDNVEAWGIPIVTGMNEMGDALFTIYPNPSDGSVFISNPGEESTIKILGVKGDMVTVLKMNSNETKMLMLSAGIYIVERTGPEGTFYQKLIIR, from the coding sequence ATGAATAAACGATCCGCTCTTTTCCTCACCCCCCTGCTGTTACTCCTGCTCCCGTTTTCCATTGCCTCCCAGCATGTGCTTATTGCCGGACAGGATTTTGACACTATAGTTACACCCGCCTGGACTTATACCAGTAACGGACTGACATATATCAACGGGTTAAGCGCTTCCAACGACGCGCCTTCCAATTCTCCCTGGGGAATCGGAGGTTCCTGGGCCTGGGAAACCACAGCTACAGCAGATACAATGATTTTCAGCAATCTCAGCTTAGTCAATCATGATTCCGTTTACATTACATTCCGGCTTGCCGGCTTTTCTCTTAGCACCATTTCAAACGGTCCGGATCAGTTAGATCAGGTGCGGGTTTGGGTGAGCGTGAACGGCGGCACTACCTGGTATTCAAGCATTGAAGTTCACGGGTTTAACAATGCTACCTGGTCGTATGCCGCCGGCACAGGCATGGCTCTGGATACTCTTCAATTGAACAACAACACAAATATTTACGAGCCAACGGCCGGAGGCCCGCAGACCACCGAAGGCTACAGCACCGTGAAGATCTTTATTCCCGATGCCTACAACCAGGTGATGATACGCATTCGTTCCCGGGAAAGCACCGCACAGGAACGTTGGTGCATTGATAATGTCGAGGCCTGGGGAATTCCGATTGTTACCGGCATGAATGAAATGGGCGATGCCTTGTTCACGATATATCCCAATCCTTCCGACGGTTCCGTTTTTATTAGTAATCCGGGGGAAGAGTCAACGATCAAAATTCTAGGCGTTAAGGGCGATATGGTTACCGTATTAAAAATGAACAGCAACGAAACGAAAATGCTGATGCTTTCAGCGGGTATATATATCGTAGAAAGAACAGGACCCGAAGGAACCTTCTATCAGAAGCTCATTATCCGTTAA
- a CDS encoding OsmC family protein, which produces MKISLMRKNAAFHFEAKNEDGVVSHLDGTRDIGGEDCGLRPMQLLLAGAGGCSAIDVLLILKKQRQKVEDIRIEVDGEREKGVEPALWKAVHLTFFLKGSIDPDKAQRAVNLSMEKYCSVAETLRRAGAKITWEVKLNG; this is translated from the coding sequence ATGAAGATAAGCCTCATGCGCAAAAATGCCGCCTTTCACTTTGAAGCAAAGAATGAAGACGGAGTAGTTTCCCATCTTGACGGAACCAGAGATATCGGCGGAGAAGACTGCGGACTGCGCCCTATGCAGTTGTTGCTGGCCGGGGCGGGAGGCTGCAGTGCCATTGATGTGTTGCTTATCCTGAAAAAGCAAAGGCAGAAGGTGGAGGATATCCGTATCGAAGTGGATGGAGAGCGGGAAAAAGGAGTAGAGCCGGCTTTATGGAAGGCGGTTCACCTCACGTTCTTTTTGAAAGGCAGCATAGATCCCGATAAAGCGCAACGCGCCGTAAATCTTTCTATGGAAAAATACTGTTCCGTTGCGGAAACTCTGCGCCGTGCCGGCGCTAAGATCACCTGGGAAGTGAAGCTTAACGGATAA
- the metX gene encoding homoserine O-acetyltransferase translates to MYKYQGILSLESGDRLVNPEIAYHTYGKLNPERSNVVWICHALTANSDAADWWHGIVGRGKAFDPEKHFIVCANILGSCYGTTGPLSINPETGKKYYHSFPLITIRDMVQAHILLRKHLGIEKIAVCAGGSMGGYQCLEWAVMEPGVIRKLFLTTTAARESAWGIAIHEAQRLAIQADQTFREERDDAGTTGLKAARAIGMLTYRNYEAFVKTQTDEEANKLENYRAASYIQHQGNKLVERFNAHSYFTLTKSMDSHHLARRRFSDQELKNQKGLERVLKSIPCPAFVVGISTDHLCPNEEQKFLAQHLGNGKYIQIDSSFGHDGFLVEGEKLCSLATDLLTC, encoded by the coding sequence CTGTATAAATATCAAGGGATCCTTTCTCTGGAATCCGGAGATCGCCTGGTAAATCCCGAGATCGCATACCACACCTATGGGAAACTCAACCCGGAGCGGAGCAATGTTGTCTGGATCTGCCATGCCCTGACTGCGAATTCCGACGCAGCGGATTGGTGGCACGGGATTGTGGGGAGAGGGAAAGCCTTCGACCCGGAAAAACATTTTATTGTCTGTGCCAATATCCTGGGGTCGTGTTACGGAACTACCGGACCCCTAAGTATTAATCCGGAAACCGGAAAAAAATACTATCACTCGTTCCCATTAATCACCATCCGCGATATGGTACAGGCCCATATCCTGCTGCGCAAGCATTTGGGGATTGAGAAGATCGCCGTGTGTGCCGGTGGAAGCATGGGTGGTTATCAATGCCTGGAGTGGGCGGTGATGGAACCCGGAGTGATCCGGAAGCTGTTTCTGACCACTACTGCTGCAAGGGAAAGTGCCTGGGGCATTGCCATACATGAAGCCCAAAGATTAGCGATACAGGCCGATCAGACATTTCGTGAAGAACGGGATGACGCAGGCACTACGGGCCTGAAAGCAGCCCGCGCGATCGGAATGCTTACCTACCGGAATTATGAGGCCTTTGTGAAAACCCAAACGGATGAGGAGGCAAACAAATTGGAGAACTACAGGGCCGCTTCTTATATTCAGCACCAGGGAAATAAGCTTGTTGAACGCTTCAATGCACACTCCTATTTTACGCTTACAAAGTCCATGGATTCCCATCACCTGGCAAGAAGAAGATTCAGTGATCAGGAGTTAAAGAATCAGAAGGGACTTGAGCGGGTATTGAAATCCATTCCCTGCCCGGCCTTTGTGGTAGGAATCTCAACAGATCATCTGTGTCCGAATGAGGAACAAAAGTTCCTGGCTCAACATCTTGGGAACGGTAAATATATTCAGATCGATTCTTCCTTCGGACATGATGGGTTTTTGGTGGAAGGGGAGAAACTATGCAGTCTGGCTACTGATCTGCTGACTTGCTGA
- a CDS encoding TerC family protein, protein MEWFNDFLHTFLGSDPRAGLFVILNLVLIESLLSVDNAAVLATMVMDLPEKQRGKALKYGIIGAYVFRGLALLFASWLVEIWWLKPVGGAYLVYLSLNYFRTKATPQTDDDTLNKSGSVLYKYTLGLFGQFWATVFLVEVMDMAFSIDNVLAAVAYTDNIYLICTGVFIGILAMRFVAQGFVNLMKKFVFLGTAAFLVVGILGLKLMISLYTHYYPKEAFSLMIESHETDFWFSIITVGIFFVPVLTSVLFNYPGRKG, encoded by the coding sequence GTGGAATGGTTTAACGACTTCTTACATACTTTTTTAGGCAGTGATCCCAGGGCCGGATTATTTGTCATTCTCAATCTGGTCCTGATCGAAAGCCTGCTTTCTGTGGACAACGCTGCAGTACTGGCAACCATGGTAATGGATCTGCCGGAAAAGCAGCGGGGTAAAGCGTTAAAATATGGTATCATCGGCGCATATGTTTTCAGGGGACTGGCTCTGCTTTTTGCTTCGTGGCTGGTGGAGATCTGGTGGCTCAAACCAGTGGGTGGTGCGTACCTGGTTTATCTCAGTCTGAATTATTTCAGAACCAAAGCCACTCCGCAGACGGACGATGATACACTGAATAAAAGTGGGAGCGTTCTTTATAAATATACCCTTGGATTATTCGGGCAATTCTGGGCTACGGTGTTCCTGGTGGAGGTGATGGATATGGCTTTTTCTATTGATAATGTGCTGGCGGCGGTCGCTTATACTGATAATATTTATCTCATTTGCACGGGGGTGTTTATCGGAATCCTGGCTATGCGGTTTGTGGCCCAGGGATTTGTGAACCTGATGAAGAAATTCGTTTTTCTGGGTACCGCTGCCTTTTTGGTTGTTGGCATCCTGGGGCTTAAACTGATGATTTCACTTTACACCCACTATTATCCCAAAGAAGCCTTTTCACTGATGATCGAAAGTCATGAAACGGATTTCTGGTTCTCCATTATAACGGTAGGAATTTTCTTTGTTCCGGTGCTGACTTCAGTGTTATTTAATTACCCGGGCAGGAAAGGGTGA
- a CDS encoding exo-alpha-sialidase: MKNIPLLFLLLPFFGAAQFTNIQIDPSNTYGETSILVNPKNTNELVAGCNINNIYYSSNGGLTWGTVLLTSQWGHQGDPCGAVDTNGNWYFSHLTPSQDRIVIAKSTNGGATWPSESYTGFTVKDTDKEWIKVDWSPNSPYKNDLYCTWAEMDAYSSSSPTDSSIILMSKSTDDGATWTSPVRVSTQAGNCGFNAIKASIQAFGPNGEVYVVWCGNGVSFQRSLDGGQTWLMNDITIDSQTPTWYFTIPGFTWGTGFPGIATDVSGGAYNGNIYVSWCDQRNGTNNTDVFLARSSDGGNTWTTSRINNDATVTHQCHPYVTVDQTTGIVYMSWYDRRDFTSGNNTHVYLGYSTDGGATFTQMRITQNVINLTSSVWCDYNDITAHAGKIWPIWTGQSASVWIALVTQTLLSSQEIVNESRTTLFQNYPNPFNTYTFFDFFISEPGNATMKITDMTGKEVAVIFENQHFEKGSQHAEIHNDKLRLAGGMYYCTLYTAAGISTQKIQLVK; encoded by the coding sequence ATGAAAAACATTCCGCTCCTTTTTCTTCTGCTTCCATTCTTTGGTGCAGCGCAATTCACCAATATTCAGATTGACCCCTCCAATACCTATGGAGAAACATCCATCCTGGTAAATCCCAAAAACACCAATGAACTGGTGGCCGGATGCAACATCAATAACATTTATTATTCTTCCAACGGAGGTTTGACATGGGGTACCGTACTGCTTACATCACAATGGGGTCACCAGGGCGATCCATGCGGAGCGGTAGATACCAATGGTAACTGGTATTTTTCTCACCTGACTCCGTCGCAGGATCGTATTGTAATCGCCAAATCCACAAACGGCGGGGCCACCTGGCCGTCGGAAAGTTATACCGGATTTACGGTGAAGGATACCGACAAAGAATGGATCAAAGTGGACTGGTCGCCTAACTCACCCTATAAAAACGACTTGTACTGCACCTGGGCAGAAATGGATGCTTATTCCAGCAGCTCTCCTACCGATTCCAGCATTATTCTAATGTCCAAATCAACGGATGATGGTGCCACGTGGACGTCGCCCGTGCGTGTAAGTACCCAGGCCGGAAATTGCGGATTCAATGCGATCAAAGCGTCCATCCAGGCCTTTGGTCCGAACGGGGAGGTGTATGTTGTATGGTGTGGAAACGGAGTTTCCTTTCAGCGTTCACTGGACGGGGGTCAAACCTGGCTGATGAATGATATCACCATTGATTCTCAAACACCCACATGGTACTTTACCATTCCCGGATTCACCTGGGGTACCGGTTTCCCCGGAATTGCCACGGATGTCAGCGGAGGAGCATACAATGGAAATATTTATGTCAGCTGGTGTGATCAGCGAAACGGAACCAACAACACAGATGTGTTTCTGGCCCGCTCTTCTGATGGTGGAAATACCTGGACCACCTCGCGCATCAATAACGATGCTACCGTTACCCACCAGTGCCATCCCTATGTAACGGTGGATCAAACCACGGGTATCGTCTACATGTCGTGGTACGACCGCCGCGACTTTACCTCCGGTAACAACACTCATGTATACCTGGGTTACTCCACCGACGGCGGTGCAACCTTCACCCAGATGCGCATCACCCAGAATGTTATCAATCTCACCAGCAGTGTATGGTGCGATTACAACGACATTACAGCTCACGCGGGCAAGATATGGCCTATCTGGACCGGGCAAAGTGCCAGTGTATGGATCGCACTTGTTACACAAACCCTTCTAAGTAGCCAGGAGATCGTGAACGAATCCCGCACCACTTTATTCCAGAACTATCCCAATCCCTTCAACACGTATACGTTCTTCGATTTCTTTATCAGCGAACCCGGGAATGCCACCATGAAAATTACCGATATGACTGGTAAAGAAGTAGCGGTGATTTTTGAGAATCAGCATTTCGAAAAAGGGAGCCAACATGCTGAAATTCACAACGATAAATTAAGGCTTGCAGGGGGTATGTACTATTGTACCCTTTACACGGCTGCCGGCATTTCCACTCAAAAGATCCAGCTGGTCAAATAA